Proteins encoded by one window of Chryseobacterium aquaeductus:
- a CDS encoding magnesium transporter CorA family protein: protein MPINTIYRDSGCEWIDVEAPTDEDMKYLHERYEINNLLLEDTLDPNHLPKYEEDGNVKFFLLRESTELERKNLNTISDISTKIGIFLLDKTIITVHRMKAKSIVETKKDITASSDDIHPHKIALMISLVIMKSFDDEAISLFETMDNIENEIFLKNTNHTNQIRRLYKLKRKSGLNSRVLTISNDAIDKFKLLDLEDSEIVDLKDKQKDVVADFDHLNIQITNLISMFLALSDQKANQVMKVLAIYSVYFLPITFIAGLYGMNFENMPELQTKHGYFYTLGLMAVIVICTFIYARRKQW from the coding sequence ATGCCTATTAACACAATTTACAGAGATTCGGGATGCGAATGGATAGACGTAGAAGCACCTACAGATGAAGATATGAAGTACCTTCATGAGAGATATGAGATCAATAATCTCCTTCTGGAAGACACTTTGGATCCCAATCACTTACCCAAATATGAGGAAGACGGAAATGTGAAATTTTTCCTTTTGCGGGAGAGTACCGAGCTCGAACGTAAAAACCTCAACACCATCAGTGACATCAGTACCAAAATCGGGATTTTTCTTTTAGATAAAACAATCATCACGGTACACAGAATGAAGGCTAAAAGTATTGTGGAAACCAAGAAAGACATTACTGCAAGTTCAGATGATATCCATCCGCATAAAATTGCACTGATGATTTCTCTGGTCATTATGAAAAGTTTTGATGATGAAGCGATCAGCCTTTTTGAGACGATGGATAATATTGAAAATGAAATCTTCCTTAAAAACACCAATCACACCAACCAAATCCGAAGACTGTATAAACTAAAACGTAAATCAGGATTAAATTCCAGAGTTTTAACCATATCAAATGATGCAATCGATAAGTTTAAACTATTAGATCTTGAAGATTCTGAAATTGTAGATTTAAAGGATAAACAGAAAGACGTGGTTGCAGATTTTGATCACCTCAATATTCAGATTACCAACTTAATTTCGATGTTTTTGGCGTTATCTGATCAGAAAGCCAATCAGGTCATGAAGGTTTTGGCAATTTATTCTGTGTACTTTTTACCGATTACATTTATTGCCGGTTTATACGGAATGAACTTCGAAAATATGCCCGAACTTCAAACCAAACACGGATACTTTTACACCTTGGGTTTAATGGCGGTAATTGTGATCTGCACATTTATTTATGCAAGAAGAAAGCAGTGGTAA
- a CDS encoding patatin-like phospholipase family protein, which translates to MKTEILQKIIEEDMLSQQSKDKLTALHQNISQKEFSDILDAEGNQYINFVQEGGGVWGVALVGYLYALEIFGIRFLRIAGTSAGAINTMLIAALGDRSKNKSDRIKKILFSWKFVDFMDGKSIVRQMTSRILKSKNYLIKIGISFLVLALSIIIFPFLILIFKINVWWYLIPFLLLSLLLFTIYHYYNLFKVNNVGLNPGKAFENKLQSALDSFNIKSVSDLNLEYNKKGRALNLNYRYGNEDQYYNIALENIKSIYDNQLANLSISKFKFFLESAENNHAYKENPFTLLRSDYTIITTDINSKIKIELPKMADLYWTMEELSQISPAKFVRASMSVPFFFEPMIKKIDTSKDSIVHAWKFWLNAEPANVFEEGIFVDGGSISNFPIDIFHESDIFYPRIPVFGVRLMNTAELGEARGAGSKVILKSPGSFIGNIFDTLKGFNDKAFLNKYTFYSSHSIQFVDCSPSNWLNFFMEDKEKTELFNKGFLAGLEFLEKFDWKNYKYERMLVALKEKNILLQETKPDMG; encoded by the coding sequence ATGAAAACCGAAATTCTTCAAAAAATCATTGAGGAAGATATGCTTTCTCAGCAGTCTAAGGATAAGCTCACAGCTTTGCATCAAAATATTTCGCAAAAAGAATTCTCAGATATTCTGGATGCTGAAGGTAACCAATATATCAATTTTGTACAGGAAGGTGGCGGTGTTTGGGGCGTTGCATTGGTTGGCTATCTTTATGCATTAGAAATTTTCGGAATTCGTTTTCTGAGAATTGCGGGGACAAGTGCCGGTGCGATTAATACGATGCTGATTGCTGCTCTCGGCGACAGAAGCAAAAATAAAAGCGACCGAATAAAAAAAATATTATTTAGCTGGAAATTTGTAGATTTTATGGATGGTAAATCTATCGTAAGACAAATGACCAGCCGTATTCTAAAGAGCAAAAATTATTTAATAAAAATCGGCATTTCCTTTCTTGTGCTTGCTCTTTCTATTATAATTTTCCCTTTTCTTATTCTTATTTTTAAGATCAATGTCTGGTGGTATCTCATTCCTTTTCTTCTTTTATCCTTATTACTTTTCACTATTTATCATTATTACAATCTTTTTAAAGTAAACAATGTAGGTCTGAATCCCGGGAAAGCTTTCGAAAATAAATTACAAAGTGCTCTGGATAGTTTCAACATCAAAAGCGTAAGTGATCTGAATCTGGAATACAATAAAAAAGGAAGAGCTCTCAACCTAAATTACCGTTACGGAAATGAAGATCAGTATTATAATATTGCCTTAGAAAACATCAAGAGTATTTATGATAATCAATTGGCAAACTTGAGTATATCAAAATTTAAGTTTTTTCTAGAATCTGCCGAAAACAATCATGCTTATAAAGAAAACCCATTCACTCTGCTGCGTTCAGACTATACTATCATTACGACTGATATTAATTCGAAAATAAAAATTGAATTGCCCAAAATGGCAGATCTCTATTGGACGATGGAGGAACTTTCGCAAATCAGTCCGGCAAAATTTGTACGGGCATCGATGTCTGTTCCATTCTTTTTTGAACCTATGATTAAGAAAATCGACACTTCAAAAGATTCAATTGTTCATGCATGGAAATTTTGGCTGAATGCCGAACCAGCCAATGTCTTCGAGGAAGGAATTTTTGTAGATGGCGGTAGTATTTCAAATTTCCCGATCGATATCTTTCATGAAAGCGATATTTTTTATCCGAGAATTCCTGTTTTTGGTGTACGCCTTATGAATACAGCCGAACTAGGTGAAGCCAGAGGTGCAGGAAGTAAAGTGATTCTGAAAAGCCCTGGAAGTTTTATAGGAAATATTTTTGATACTTTAAAAGGATTTAATGATAAAGCTTTCCTCAACAAATATACTTTCTACAGCAGCCACAGCATTCAGTTTGTGGATTGCAGCCCAAGTAACTGGCTCAATTTCTTTATGGAGGACAAAGAAAAAACCGAGCTTTTCAATAAAGGATTTTTAGCAGGTCTTGAGTTTCTGGAAAAATTTGACTGGAAAAACTACAAATATGAAAGAATGCTGGTCGCCTTGAAAGAAAAAAATATTCTGCTACAAGAAACAAAACCCGATATGGGATAA
- a CDS encoding glyoxalase, which translates to MTTKTDLRESLNIPNSETTTPTEIFQNQTIRPILKLQNDLYLSLFTNYALRQKAEFSSLSTFKKQMFIEQSLQKDAVLKNTFIGMTIGMFTLEELEIYQSDSKVFNKRIITMLIERLKSQMK; encoded by the coding sequence ATGACCACCAAAACAGACCTCAGAGAATCTCTCAATATACCCAATTCAGAAACAACAACACCCACAGAAATATTTCAAAACCAAACCATTCGTCCCATTTTAAAATTGCAGAATGATCTTTATCTGTCATTGTTTACAAACTATGCTTTGCGACAAAAAGCAGAGTTCAGCTCTTTATCGACTTTTAAAAAGCAAATGTTTATCGAACAAAGTCTGCAAAAAGATGCTGTGCTGAAAAACACCTTCATCGGGATGACCATCGGAATGTTTACTTTGGAAGAACTGGAAATTTACCAATCTGACAGCAAAGTTTTCAATAAAAGAATTATTACGATGCTGATCGAGCGGTTGAAAAGTCAGATGAAGTAA
- a CDS encoding helix-turn-helix domain-containing protein: MKIGSKVRKHREAKGWSQDDLAFRLDVTQGTISNIESDKSIPNSLLLNRIAKELEVDINELLNEGIQVNISNNQFSDLSSAGTINQYNPVYNMQSPEITESILKNQEQIADLIEAQSKLIEALLKK; the protein is encoded by the coding sequence ATGAAAATAGGAAGTAAAGTAAGGAAGCATAGAGAAGCAAAAGGGTGGTCGCAAGATGATTTGGCTTTCCGTTTAGATGTTACGCAAGGAACGATCTCTAATATCGAATCTGATAAAAGCATTCCCAACTCTCTTTTATTGAATAGAATTGCAAAAGAACTGGAAGTGGATATTAATGAGTTACTCAACGAGGGTATTCAGGTAAATATTTCCAACAATCAATTTAGTGATTTGTCAAGTGCAGGTACAATTAATCAATATAATCCTGTTTACAATATGCAGTCTCCCGAAATTACAGAAAGCATTCTCAAAAACCAGGAGCAGATTGCCGATCTGATAGAAGCACAAAGCAAGCTCATAGAGGCTCTGTTGAAAAAATAA
- a CDS encoding DUF6705 family protein, which produces MNKIQFKLLFAFILIINMISCKAQNLPLNTAFSTIPNGAYLKDTNNELVPYVGTYKANFNGNEITLFITKQENKLEESAQKNYYMDALIVKYIVKNSTGTILQDTQNNNLYNIELYSIGTNPNKNAITFYYSGTNCSVGWGDIYLKKLNTAQISWEYRPDDIVTTADKCPPSLNTTIYLPETKDLIFTKQ; this is translated from the coding sequence ATGAATAAAATACAATTTAAACTATTATTTGCCTTTATATTAATTATTAATATGATTTCTTGTAAGGCTCAGAATTTACCTCTTAATACAGCTTTTTCCACAATTCCTAACGGAGCTTACTTAAAAGATACAAATAATGAATTAGTTCCGTATGTCGGAACGTATAAAGCTAATTTTAACGGAAATGAAATTACTTTGTTTATTACTAAGCAAGAAAATAAATTAGAAGAAAGTGCTCAGAAAAATTACTATATGGACGCTTTAATTGTAAAATATATTGTGAAAAATTCTACAGGAACAATATTACAGGATACCCAAAATAATAATTTGTATAATATTGAATTATATAGTATAGGAACTAATCCTAATAAAAATGCAATCACTTTTTATTATAGTGGTACTAATTGCAGTGTTGGCTGGGGAGATATTTATTTAAAAAAGCTTAATACTGCACAAATCTCTTGGGAATATCGCCCTGATGATATTGTAACAACAGCGGATAAATGCCCTCCTTCTTTGAATACAACTATTTATTTGCCTGAAACAAAAGATTTAATTTTTACTAAACAGTAA
- a CDS encoding DNA-3-methyladenine glycosylase I: protein MSYCSAIETMQPESRKELHKKYHDNHYGFPIHDDNELFGRLIMEINQAGLSWETILKKEEGFRKAYDNFNIKKVAAYTEEDRERLLADPGIIRNKLKVNAAIENAKTIIELQKEFGSFEKWLEHHHPKDLQEWMKLFKKTFKFTGGEIVNEFLMSIGFLKGAHAEDCVVNDEILKFDPMWGKLKFS, encoded by the coding sequence ATGAGTTATTGTTCAGCAATCGAAACCATGCAACCTGAAAGCAGAAAAGAGCTGCACAAAAAATACCACGACAACCATTATGGTTTTCCGATACATGATGACAACGAATTGTTTGGAAGATTGATCATGGAAATCAATCAGGCAGGATTGAGCTGGGAAACGATCCTGAAAAAAGAAGAAGGGTTCAGAAAAGCATATGATAATTTTAATATTAAAAAAGTTGCCGCTTACACCGAAGAAGACCGCGAGAGATTATTAGCCGATCCCGGAATTATCAGAAATAAATTGAAAGTGAATGCTGCTATAGAAAATGCGAAAACCATTATCGAACTGCAAAAAGAATTCGGTTCGTTTGAAAAATGGCTGGAACATCATCACCCAAAAGATTTACAGGAATGGATGAAACTTTTCAAAAAAACATTCAAATTCACCGGCGGAGAAATCGTGAATGAATTTCTGATGAGCATTGGTTTTTTAAAAGGTGCTCATGCAGAAGATTGTGTGGTGAATGATGAGATTTTGAAGTTTGATCCGATGTGGGGAAAATTAAAGTTTTCTTAA
- a CDS encoding DHA2 family efflux MFS transporter permease subunit: MQDSLVEYGARRVIITITAILCALLEIVDSTIVNVALNEMKGNLGATLSEVGWVITAYAIGNVIVVPMTSWLSQQFGRRNYFAASIVIFTVFSFLCGNADNIWELVFFRLCQGIGGGALLVTSQTIITESYPVEKRSMAQAIYGLGVIIGPTLGPPLGGYIVDNFSWPYIFYINIPLGIAATLMTLQFVRSPKFSEKRKASDVDWLGIMLLALTVGSLQFILERGHEEDWFESGMIVTFTTTAVLGFILFLWRELTCKYPIVELRVLKNGNLRIGTVMSFVLGFGLYGSTFIVPLYTQSVLGWTALQSGALMIPAALTTAFMMPIIGRLLTKGVKQQILVSLGLLIFFIYSFWGYKILTPDTSKEAFFWMLIVRGMGLGLLFIPITSLSLSTLKGQEIGQGAAFTGMMRQLGGSFGIAAITTFIANAGQKYRMNLISHLDGDSLDVQQRLAGLKANFIAKGMTPDNAMNAAYKVLDMTVTKQATVLSYMDVFLYLGVVFLVCIPFILFIKERKSKEKIDLSEAMH, encoded by the coding sequence ATGCAAGATTCATTAGTAGAATATGGAGCCCGAAGAGTGATCATCACGATCACAGCGATTCTTTGTGCTTTGCTTGAAATTGTGGATTCCACGATTGTGAACGTTGCCCTGAACGAGATGAAAGGTAACCTGGGAGCCACACTTTCAGAAGTAGGTTGGGTAATTACGGCGTATGCAATTGGTAACGTAATCGTCGTGCCAATGACGAGTTGGCTTTCTCAGCAGTTTGGTCGTCGAAATTATTTCGCTGCTTCGATTGTGATTTTTACCGTGTTTTCATTTCTCTGCGGGAATGCAGATAATATATGGGAACTGGTGTTTTTCAGACTCTGCCAGGGAATTGGTGGTGGAGCATTGCTTGTAACCTCACAAACGATTATCACCGAATCTTATCCGGTCGAAAAGAGAAGTATGGCACAGGCAATTTATGGCTTAGGAGTGATTATTGGTCCCACTTTGGGTCCGCCATTGGGAGGTTATATTGTTGATAATTTCAGCTGGCCCTATATTTTTTATATCAATATTCCACTAGGTATTGCAGCAACTTTAATGACCTTGCAGTTTGTAAGGAGCCCGAAATTCTCAGAAAAAAGAAAAGCTTCAGACGTTGATTGGCTCGGAATTATGTTGTTGGCACTAACCGTAGGTTCTTTACAATTCATTCTGGAAAGAGGTCACGAAGAAGATTGGTTTGAAAGCGGAATGATCGTAACATTTACGACCACAGCTGTTTTAGGTTTTATCCTATTCCTGTGGCGAGAGTTGACGTGCAAATATCCAATCGTAGAATTAAGAGTTTTGAAGAATGGAAATCTGCGAATAGGAACGGTGATGTCTTTTGTTTTAGGATTTGGTCTATATGGTTCAACTTTTATTGTTCCTCTATATACACAAAGCGTCTTAGGTTGGACGGCACTGCAGTCCGGAGCATTAATGATTCCGGCAGCTTTGACGACTGCATTTATGATGCCTATTATTGGAAGACTATTAACCAAAGGTGTAAAACAGCAGATTCTGGTTTCATTAGGGTTATTAATCTTCTTTATTTACAGTTTTTGGGGATATAAAATATTGACTCCCGATACAAGTAAAGAGGCCTTTTTCTGGATGTTGATTGTTCGTGGAATGGGATTAGGATTACTATTTATTCCAATTACTTCCCTATCATTAAGTACGTTAAAAGGTCAGGAAATCGGACAGGGAGCAGCGTTCACAGGAATGATGAGACAACTTGGAGGTTCGTTCGGGATAGCAGCAATTACCACATTTATTGCCAATGCCGGGCAGAAATACAGGATGAATTTGATCTCGCATCTCGATGGCGATAGCCTCGATGTTCAACAAAGATTGGCGGGTTTAAAAGCCAACTTCATTGCCAAAGGTATGACGCCGGATAATGCGATGAACGCTGCATACAAAGTCTTAGATATGACTGTCACCAAACAAGCGACCGTGCTTTCTTATATGGATGTTTTCCTTTATTTGGGAGTCGTTTTCTTAGTCTGCATACCGTTTATCTTATTTATTAAAGAACGGAAAAGCAAAGAAAAAATAGATCTGAGTGAAGCAATGCACTAA
- a CDS encoding HlyD family secretion protein gives MENTNTQTNETKKKKSLVFPIILVVIIIVGGIYGYRTYSYGQVHEETDDAQIASNMNPVISKISGYVAEVKVKDNQFVKKGDTLVILDSKDQKMALEQAQAALATAKSNISSAQSSTNATSKNINSSQAAVATANAQIEAAKVNVWKTSQDLKRYSVLVKDHSITEQQYEQVLAAKQSADKQLQVLVDTRNQIAQQTGIASSQTEASSQQISVAGSVAKQREVDVESARLNLSYTVITAPEDGFVGKIPIQAGQFLQAGSQLFSLVKNDQKWVIANFKETQVAKMVEGQKVHIEIDAFPDTDFEGVVSSFSPATGSTFSILPPDNASGNFVKVVQRLPIKIDFVKLDPNIAKRLRTGMNVKAEVSLK, from the coding sequence ATGGAAAATACCAATACTCAGACTAATGAAACCAAAAAGAAAAAAAGTTTAGTTTTCCCAATTATATTAGTAGTGATCATTATCGTAGGTGGAATTTATGGCTACAGAACGTATTCTTACGGACAGGTTCATGAAGAAACTGATGATGCTCAAATTGCCTCAAACATGAATCCTGTAATTTCTAAAATCTCAGGTTATGTGGCTGAAGTGAAAGTGAAAGATAACCAGTTTGTGAAAAAAGGGGATACTTTGGTTATTTTAGACAGTAAAGATCAGAAAATGGCTTTGGAACAAGCTCAGGCAGCTTTGGCAACGGCAAAAAGCAATATTTCATCAGCTCAGTCTTCTACCAATGCCACTTCAAAAAATATTAACAGTTCACAAGCTGCAGTAGCAACAGCCAATGCACAGATTGAAGCCGCAAAAGTAAATGTATGGAAAACTTCTCAGGATCTTAAAAGATATTCAGTTTTGGTAAAAGATCACTCGATTACAGAGCAACAATACGAGCAGGTTTTGGCAGCTAAACAGTCTGCCGACAAACAATTGCAGGTTTTGGTTGATACAAGAAATCAGATTGCACAGCAAACAGGTATTGCCTCTTCTCAAACTGAAGCAAGTTCTCAACAGATTTCTGTTGCAGGTTCTGTTGCTAAACAAAGAGAAGTGGATGTGGAAAGTGCTAGATTAAATCTTTCTTACACGGTGATTACAGCTCCGGAAGACGGTTTCGTAGGGAAAATTCCTATCCAGGCAGGACAGTTTTTGCAGGCAGGTTCTCAGTTATTCAGCTTGGTTAAAAATGATCAGAAATGGGTAATTGCCAATTTCAAAGAAACTCAGGTTGCTAAAATGGTGGAAGGACAAAAAGTTCACATAGAAATTGATGCTTTTCCGGATACTGATTTTGAAGGCGTTGTAAGTTCATTCTCTCCGGCTACAGGTTCTACATTCTCTATTTTGCCTCCCGACAACGCGAGTGGAAACTTTGTAAAAGTAGTGCAAAGACTTCCAATCAAAATTGATTTTGTGAAATTGGATCCGAATATTGCCAAAAGATTGCGAACAGGAATGAATGTGAAAGCAGAAGTTTCTTTGAAATAA
- a CDS encoding TolC family protein — translation MKRINNSVILLSLFVGMVYTHAQEKKQINLDEAVQLGIQNSKSLKIDAAKIEEATADLLEAKNRQLPELSVSASYLYLPLKPTIDLKIPGVSTAGGPEVHQVAYGSANVSVPIYSGGRIKYGIQSAKYLVEASKLSSENDKVAIAYNVAQAYNNLFKANQSIKVLEENLSASQKRDETFLKLENNGVIARNDRLKANLQTSNIELQLLEARNNYNIANINMDLLLGLPENTEIEVDQNYLDEYDDVKPVDFYLNEARENRKDLQAIDQQRKAAALGTKSAKAENLPSIAFTGGYVAADIPNFLTIYNAVNVGVGVSYNLSNLWKENSSLKKSKAREMQLSATNELLNDNIKLEVNREYQNSDYSKKRIAVFEKAAFQANENYRITKNKYDNGLATMTELLDADAAQIAANVGVINAKADAALAYRKLLQTTGTLTIK, via the coding sequence ATGAAGAGAATAAATAACTCAGTTATTTTGCTGTCCCTTTTTGTAGGAATGGTGTATACACATGCTCAGGAAAAAAAACAAATTAACCTTGATGAGGCGGTTCAGTTAGGAATTCAGAACAGTAAAAGTTTAAAAATAGATGCCGCCAAAATAGAAGAAGCAACCGCTGATCTTTTGGAAGCTAAAAACAGGCAACTTCCGGAACTGAGTGTCTCTGCAAGTTATCTTTACCTCCCGTTGAAACCAACTATTGATCTGAAGATTCCCGGTGTTTCAACTGCAGGTGGTCCTGAAGTTCATCAGGTGGCTTATGGTTCGGCGAATGTAAGTGTTCCGATTTACAGTGGCGGAAGAATAAAATACGGAATTCAGTCTGCAAAATATTTGGTGGAAGCATCAAAACTAAGCAGTGAAAATGATAAGGTTGCGATTGCTTACAATGTGGCTCAGGCGTATAACAATTTATTTAAAGCCAATCAATCGATTAAAGTTTTAGAAGAAAATTTAAGTGCTTCTCAAAAAAGAGACGAAACTTTTCTTAAGCTTGAAAATAATGGAGTGATTGCGAGAAACGATCGTTTAAAGGCAAACCTTCAAACTTCGAATATCGAATTGCAGTTATTAGAAGCAAGAAATAACTATAACATCGCCAATATCAATATGGATTTGCTTCTCGGTCTTCCTGAAAATACTGAAATCGAGGTTGATCAAAATTATTTGGATGAATATGATGATGTAAAACCCGTCGATTTTTATTTAAATGAAGCCAGAGAAAACCGTAAAGATCTTCAGGCTATAGATCAGCAAAGAAAAGCAGCAGCTTTGGGAACTAAATCTGCAAAGGCAGAAAATCTACCTTCAATTGCCTTCACAGGTGGTTATGTGGCAGCAGATATTCCGAATTTTTTAACGATTTATAATGCTGTGAATGTTGGAGTAGGGGTTTCCTACAATTTATCTAACCTCTGGAAAGAAAATTCATCATTAAAGAAATCAAAAGCAAGAGAAATGCAATTGTCTGCAACCAACGAATTGCTGAATGACAATATTAAATTAGAAGTCAACAGAGAATATCAAAATTCAGATTATTCTAAAAAGCGAATTGCCGTTTTCGAAAAAGCAGCTTTTCAGGCAAATGAAAACTACAGAATTACAAAGAATAAATACGATAACGGTTTGGCTACGATGACCGAGCTTTTGGATGCAGATGCAGCACAAATCGCAGCAAACGTAGGCGTTATCAATGCAAAAGCAGATGCAGCTTTGGCTTACAGGAAACTTTTACAAACTACAGGTACATTAACAATTAAATAA
- a CDS encoding TetR/AcrR family transcriptional regulator: MVTKEENILFAAEQLFAEKGFAGTSTREISKAANVNISMISYYFGSKEKLYEKLVEYRMSEGQYFSNEMLERTDINEMEKIERIVDQFAERVRNHKLFFRIMQREQLYSDNPQIVEFIRQTKLSFISMYSKILENGLQKGIFTKNPPIYLLHSTVSGTLFYASNAKQMYKDFLKNEEDEKVFEETYFNELKQHIKHILKDLLGYEENK, translated from the coding sequence ATGGTTACAAAAGAAGAAAATATATTATTTGCTGCCGAACAACTCTTTGCTGAAAAGGGTTTTGCAGGAACTTCCACAAGAGAAATTTCAAAAGCAGCAAACGTAAATATTTCAATGATCTCTTATTATTTCGGATCTAAAGAAAAACTTTATGAGAAACTGGTGGAGTATAGAATGAGTGAAGGTCAATACTTTTCTAATGAGATGCTTGAGCGTACAGATATTAACGAAATGGAAAAAATTGAAAGAATAGTAGATCAATTTGCAGAGAGAGTACGAAACCACAAGTTATTTTTCAGAATCATGCAGAGAGAGCAGTTGTACAGTGATAATCCTCAGATTGTAGAATTTATAAGACAGACAAAACTGAGTTTCATCAGCATGTATTCAAAAATTTTGGAAAATGGTCTACAGAAAGGAATTTTCACTAAAAATCCACCGATCTACTTATTACATTCTACGGTGAGCGGAACTTTATTTTATGCTTCGAATGCCAAACAGATGTATAAAGATTTTCTTAAAAATGAAGAAGATGAAAAGGTTTTCGAGGAAACGTATTTCAACGAACTCAAACAACATATCAAACATATTTTAAAAGACCTTTTAGGTTATGAAGAGAATAAATAA
- a CDS encoding DNA polymerase III subunit, whose amino-acid sequence MNWENIAGQENLKKLLQDSITENRVSHAQLFIGKEGYGTMPLVLAYAKEILNRENENAASKVEHLNHLDLHFCFPVFTDNKNSLSKNKFDHFREMMLTSPYASYDDWTAFLDSENKQLFISADEIDDQNQKFALKSFEGGTKILIVWRADKMNVAASNKFLKFLEEPPAKTIILLTAENTDDILPTILSRTQIIEVPRISDEDLENYLKSQLAATEEQAKVVTHEAQGNLNEAIKLLNSEIKNPEFEKLFVQWVRDAFMVKKKPEFLKNIILWAREIAGWNREKQKNFLNYASEIFRLALLQNYHSEELVYKKIDASGFNWAGFSKFISGANIINILDEINTADLHLTRNGNPKIVWTDLGIKLSRYIHKNS is encoded by the coding sequence ATGAATTGGGAAAACATTGCCGGACAGGAAAACCTTAAAAAACTTCTTCAAGACAGCATCACCGAAAACAGAGTGAGCCATGCCCAGCTTTTCATCGGGAAAGAAGGTTATGGTACAATGCCTTTGGTTTTAGCCTACGCAAAAGAAATCCTGAATCGTGAAAACGAAAATGCAGCTTCAAAAGTAGAACATCTTAATCATCTGGATCTTCATTTCTGCTTCCCCGTGTTTACCGACAACAAAAATTCATTAAGTAAAAATAAATTTGATCATTTCCGGGAGATGATGCTTACTTCACCGTATGCAAGTTATGACGACTGGACTGCTTTTTTAGACTCAGAAAACAAACAATTATTTATTTCCGCAGACGAAATTGATGACCAAAATCAAAAGTTTGCCTTAAAAAGTTTTGAAGGTGGTACCAAAATACTCATTGTTTGGAGAGCAGATAAAATGAATGTGGCAGCATCTAACAAATTTCTTAAATTTCTGGAAGAGCCACCTGCCAAGACCATTATTCTTTTAACAGCTGAAAATACCGACGACATTCTTCCGACCATACTTTCCCGAACTCAAATTATTGAGGTTCCGAGAATTTCCGATGAAGATTTGGAAAATTATCTGAAAAGTCAACTCGCAGCCACAGAGGAGCAGGCGAAAGTAGTCACCCACGAAGCACAAGGTAATTTAAATGAAGCCATAAAACTTCTGAATTCTGAAATCAAAAATCCTGAGTTTGAAAAACTTTTTGTACAATGGGTACGTGATGCATTTATGGTCAAAAAGAAACCGGAATTTCTGAAGAATATCATTCTTTGGGCAAGAGAAATCGCCGGCTGGAACAGAGAAAAGCAGAAAAACTTTCTCAATTATGCTTCTGAAATTTTCAGACTTGCATTACTGCAAAACTATCATTCTGAAGAGTTAGTTTACAAGAAGATTGATGCTAGTGGATTCAACTGGGCTGGATTTTCCAAATTTATCAGTGGCGCAAATATCATCAACATTTTAGATGAAATCAATACTGCAGATTTACATCTTACCCGAAATGGAAATCCCAAAATAGTCTGGACAGATTTAGGTATAAAACTCTCAAGATACATTCATAAAAATTCATAG